A single genomic interval of Novosphingobium ginsenosidimutans harbors:
- a CDS encoding pyridoxal-dependent decarboxylase, exosortase A system-associated, with protein sequence MKPLGPIPAGFVAIDGELAIGGHKVSDLVVQAGRTPLFIYSRDRIAGRVAELRAALPAQVALNYAVKANPFGPLLQAMAGLVDGFDIASGGELAMVTAAGIDPARVSFAGPGKRDSELEAAISAGVTLNLESEGEADRALTIAGRLDVSPRLAVRVNPDFDLKGSGMKMGGGAKPFGIDAERVPTLVKRLLAAGADWRGFHIFAGSQALDAAAIAETQAETIALAARLADEAGAQPPKVNLGGGFGIPYFPGDLPLDLSAVGEALGAQFQRLPTELAGTGFCIELGRYLVGEAGVYLTRVVDRKLSHGEVYLVTDGGLHHQLAASGNFGTVVRRNYPVAIANRFDAPVDEEATVVGCLCTPLDRLADKGGFPRAEVGDLVAVFCAGAYGASASPAMFLGQGPAAELLV encoded by the coding sequence GTGAAGCCGCTTGGCCCAATCCCGGCTGGCTTCGTCGCGATTGACGGCGAGCTTGCAATCGGCGGTCACAAGGTCAGCGACCTTGTTGTCCAGGCCGGGCGAACGCCGCTGTTTATCTATTCGCGCGATCGGATCGCGGGCCGCGTGGCCGAACTTCGCGCTGCGTTACCGGCCCAGGTGGCGCTGAACTATGCGGTCAAGGCCAACCCCTTCGGTCCCCTGCTGCAGGCGATGGCGGGGCTTGTCGACGGCTTTGACATCGCCTCTGGCGGCGAACTGGCAATGGTCACGGCGGCTGGCATCGATCCGGCGCGGGTCAGCTTTGCCGGTCCTGGCAAGCGCGATTCTGAGCTGGAAGCGGCCATTTCGGCTGGCGTCACGCTCAATCTCGAATCCGAAGGTGAAGCTGACCGAGCGCTGACTATTGCCGGACGTTTGGACGTTTCGCCGCGCCTTGCAGTCCGGGTGAACCCAGATTTTGACCTCAAAGGGTCCGGGATGAAGATGGGCGGCGGGGCCAAGCCTTTTGGCATCGATGCCGAGCGGGTGCCCACTCTGGTAAAACGGTTGCTGGCTGCCGGAGCGGACTGGCGCGGTTTCCATATCTTTGCAGGCAGCCAGGCACTTGATGCGGCTGCGATTGCCGAGACCCAGGCCGAGACGATTGCCCTCGCGGCGCGTTTGGCGGATGAGGCCGGAGCTCAGCCGCCCAAAGTCAACCTCGGTGGCGGGTTTGGTATTCCATACTTTCCTGGCGATCTACCTTTGGACCTCTCCGCTGTGGGAGAGGCGCTGGGTGCGCAGTTCCAAAGGCTTCCGACCGAGCTTGCCGGAACCGGGTTCTGTATTGAACTTGGTCGATATTTGGTCGGTGAAGCAGGAGTTTACCTGACGCGGGTTGTCGACCGTAAGTTAAGCCACGGAGAGGTCTACCTCGTCACAGACGGCGGCCTTCATCACCAGCTGGCCGCCTCGGGTAACTTTGGCACGGTGGTCCGTCGCAACTATCCAGTGGCTATTGCCAACCGCTTTGACGCGCCGGTCGATGAGGAAGCGACTGTGGTGGGCTGCCTTTGCACGCCGCTTGATCGTCTGGCGGACAAGGGCGGCTTCCCGCGGGCCGAGGTAGGCGACCTCGTCGCCGTGTTCTGCGCCGGTGCCTATGGGGCAAGTGCCAGCCCGGCGATGTTCCTTGGCCAGGGGCCAGCGGCGGAACTTCTGGTTTAA
- a CDS encoding XrtA/PEP-CTERM system exopolysaccharide export protein — MPIDCFTRLLAGSAMASLALSGCASGGGGQQLPPAAFVSMQEGPGEEYVIGALDELTIFVWRNPELGAQVQVRPDGRITTPLITDMPAVGKTPKMLADDITLQLSQYIQEPLVSVIVNKFAGTFSQQVRVVGATTKPASIPYRANMTLLDAMIAVGGLSEYAAGNKARLIRFDKGSGTQKEYAIKLGDLLRKGDSKANVMLMPGDVIIIPESTF; from the coding sequence ATGCCGATCGACTGTTTCACGCGCCTGCTGGCCGGTAGCGCCATGGCCAGTCTGGCGCTGTCAGGCTGCGCCAGTGGCGGGGGCGGCCAGCAATTGCCGCCGGCAGCCTTCGTCTCGATGCAGGAAGGTCCGGGTGAGGAATACGTGATCGGTGCGCTCGACGAGTTGACGATCTTCGTCTGGCGGAATCCGGAACTTGGCGCGCAGGTCCAGGTCCGCCCGGACGGTCGCATCACCACGCCGCTGATCACCGACATGCCGGCCGTGGGCAAGACGCCGAAAATGCTTGCGGACGACATCACCCTGCAGCTTTCGCAGTACATCCAGGAACCGCTGGTCTCGGTCATCGTCAACAAGTTTGCCGGCACCTTCAGCCAGCAGGTTCGCGTGGTGGGGGCCACCACCAAGCCGGCCTCAATCCCCTATCGTGCCAACATGACGTTGCTGGACGCAATGATCGCAGTTGGGGGGCTCAGCGAATATGCCGCAGGCAACAAGGCCCGCCTGATCCGCTTTGACAAGGGAAGCGGCACGCAGAAGGAGTATGCGATCAAGCTGGGTGACTTGCTGCGCAAAGGCGACAGCAAGGCCAACGTCATGCTGATGCCAGGCGACGTCATCATCATCCCTGAAAGCACGTTCTGA